From a region of the Anoplopoma fimbria isolate UVic2021 breed Golden Eagle Sablefish chromosome 16, Afim_UVic_2022, whole genome shotgun sequence genome:
- the mettl5 gene encoding rRNA N6-adenosine-methyltransferase METTL5, translating into MKLKELESCLQQVDTFEEPKILLEQYPTSPHIAACMLYTIHSTFDDIEGKLVADLGCGCGVLSIGAAMLNAGLCVGFDIDNDALDIFRRNAEEFEISNLDLVQCDLCSLDADAYAKKFDTVIMNPPFGTKHNQGMDMKFLWTALTMAKTAVYSLHKTSTRGHIQKKASDWGMKMEVIAELRYDLPASYKFHKKKSVDIQVDFIRFSKA; encoded by the exons ATGAAACTAAAAGAGTTAGAGAGTTGTTTACAGCAAGTGGACACGTTTGAAGAGCCAAAAATCCTTCTTGAGCAATATCCGACCAGTCCCCATATCGCTG CATGCATGCTTTATACAATCCATAGCACCTTTGATGACATTGAGGGAAAACTAGTAGCAGATCTGGGATGTGGCTGTGGAGTCCTCAGCATTGGGGCTGCGATGCTTAATGCAGG TTTGTGCGTCGGTTTTGACATTGACAACGACGCACTGGACATATTCAGAAGAAATGCAGAGGAATTTGAGATTTCTAACTTGGATCTGGTCCAGTGTGACCTGTGTTCTCTGGATGCAGATGCTTATGCCAAAAAGTTTGACACTGTAATAATGAATCCACCATTTGGGACAAAACACAACCAGG GCATGGACATGAAGTTCTTATGGACCGCTTTAACGATGGCAAAGACAGCAGTGTATTCACTCCATAAAACATCAACACGAGGG CACATTCAAAAGAAGGCTAGTGACTGGGGAATGAAGATGGAAGTAATAGCAG AACTAAGATATGACTTGCCAGCATCTTACAAGTTTCACAAAAAGAAATCG GTTGACATCCAGGTGGACTTCATACGATTCTCCAAAGCCTGA
- the ssb gene encoding lupus La protein, whose translation MAENKEQMSPIELKVARQIEYYFGDHNLPRDKFLKEQLQLDDGWVPLETMLKFNRLKTLTTETSVIVEALQKSKTGLLEVSEDKTKVRRIPSKPLPEVNDDYKDALKHKSVYMKGFPLETSLDEIQEWLNTKGNIENIQMRRTLQRQFKGSVFICFDTEESSKQFLERTDIKSFKDNEMLVLSREDYHVKKAEERKQFKAESKAKAKQDKEQQQKHTEDKEMGLLLDEKTGCLLKFSGELEDVSREDFHELFSGHGKIKWVNFTRGAKEGTLLFDGIAKEAFDNAKEANGGELKIKNNSVNWQVLKGDEEKEELKNIIEAQQESYNRSKNRAGRGRSGGRGGRGGRRGRGGRDGRDGRDGRSQYKGKKMKFESDDEDDKPVAPKRELEEADGPAAKVPKTENGS comes from the exons ATGGCAGAAAATAAAGAACAGATGTCTCCAATTGAGCTGAAAGTGGCACGACAAATAGAG TACTACTTCGGTGATCACAATCTTCCAAGAGACAAGTTTCTCAAAGAACAATTGCAACTTGATGACGGCTGGGTGCCTTTGGAGACGATGCTCAAATTCAACAG ACTGAAGACTTTAACTACAGAAACCAGCGTTATTGTTGAAGCTCTCCAGAAATCAAAGACTGGTCTCTTGGAAGTAAGCGAAGACAAGACCAAAGTCAGGAGGATTCCAAGCAAACCCTTACCAGAAGTGAATGATGATTACAAAGACGCTCTAAAACACAAATCTGTgtacatg AAAGGATTTCCCCTCGAAACTTCCCTTGATGAGATTCAGGAGTGGCTGAACACGAAAGGCAACatagaaaacattcaaatgaggaGAACCCTGCAAAGGCAGTTCAAG GGATCAGTGTTTATCTGTTTCGACACAGAAGAGTCTTCTAAGCAGTTCCTAGAACGGACAGACATAAAGTCATTCAAAGACAATGAGATGCTCGTGTTATCAAG AGAAGACTACCATGTAAAGAAAGCAGAAGAGAGAAAGCAGTTCAAAGCAGAGTCGAAAGCAAAAGCTAAACA GGACAAAGaacaacagcagaaacacacagaagatAAAGAAATG GGTCTGCTTTTGGATGAAAAGACGGGTTGTTTGCTGAAGTTTTCAGGAGAGCTTGAAGATGTTTCAAGAGAGGACTTCCATGAATTGTTCTCTGGCCATGGAAAGATTAAGTGGGTTAATTTTACAAGAGGGGCCAAAGAG GGCACCCTCCTTTTCGACGGGATTGCAAAGGAAGCGTTCGATAATGCCAAAGAGGCAAACGGAGGGGAATTGAAAATCAAGAACAACAGTGTTAACTGGCAGGTGCTTAAGGGAGACGAGGAGAAAGAAGAACTTAAGAATATCATCGAAGCTCAACAAGAATCCTACAACAGATCCAAAAACAGAG CTGGCAGAGGAAGATCAGgtggcagaggaggaagaggaggccgaAGGGGAAGAGGTGGAAGAGATGGAAGAGATGGAAGAGATGGCAGAAGCCAGTACAAGGGCAAAAAGATGAAATTTGAAAGTGATGACGAGGACGACA AACCTGTGGCCCCAAAGAGAGAACTAGAAGAAGCTGATGGCCCCGCAGCAAAGGTTCCCAAAACTGAAAACGGATCTTAG
- the klhl23 gene encoding kelch-like protein 23, translated as MRDTMSHKQADIYTQDFCDGDHPAVLLDALRHFYISGLFTDIALQCGESGQVFHCHKALLSARSSYFKVMFTADMRERSNSVITLTGVDCGVLDALLNYVYTAHLCITQSNVQSLLEAADLLQFIPVKQACEEFLVRLLDVDNCLGMHAFAELHLCSGLEREARRVMLSRFTELIQQEEFLELDRGKMRSVLAAQNLTVQRDEVLIDAVAKWVTHDLDNRVHCSAELLRSIHLDLDEIYFKATLEVHRHRLLSSEDVFKSMIVKALRSNGKDVSASRKMSSSMYIIGGYYWHPLCEVHIWDPISNTWVQGKDMPEHSKESYSVSLLGANIYVTGGYRTNTVEALDTVSVYNCDYDEWTEGCPMITARYYHCSVALHGCIYAIGGYRGGAPEQDTEYYDPLKKKWSPLAKMIQGVGNATACVMGDQIYVTGGHYGYRGNCTYEKIQVYKPDVNEWSIIAISPHPEYGLCSVSLNNKLYLVGGQTTVADCYDIERDEWRSISVMKERRMECGAVVINGCIYVTGGYSYSKGTYLQTIEKYDPELDSWEIVGNLPSPARSHGSVCVYSV; from the exons ATGAGAG ATACTATGTCACATAAGCAAGCTGACATCTACACACAGGACTTCTGTGATGGCGACCACCCAGCGGTGCTCCTGGATGCCCTGAGACATTTCTACATTAGTGGCCTGTTTACAGACATTGCTCTGCAATGTGGCGAGTCCGGACAGGTGTTTCACTGCCACAAGGCTCTGCTGTCAGCCCGCAGCTCCTATTTCAAAGTCATGTTCACAGCTGACATGAGGGAGAGGTCAAACAGCGTCATCACGCTCACCGGGGTGGACTGCGGGGTCCTGGATGCTCTGTTGAACTACGTGTACACGGCCCATCTGTGCATCACTCAGAGCAACGTGCAGAGCCTGCTGGAGGCTGCAGACCTGCTGCAGTTCATTCCTGTGAAACAAGCTTGTGAGGAGTTTCTCGTTCGCCTCCTGGATGTGGACAACTGCTTGGGGATGCACGCTTTCGCTGAGCTGCACCTGTGCTCCGGCCTGGAGAGGGAGGCCCGCAGAGTGATGCTGAGCAGGTTCACGGAGCTCATTCAGCAGGAGGAGTTCCTCGAGCTGGATCGTGGGAAGATGAGATCGGTTTTGGCTGCTCAGAACCTCACCGTGCAGAGGGATGAAGTGTTGATAGATGCTGTAGCCAAATGGGTGACCCATGACTTGGATAATCGTGTTCACTGTTCTGCAGAGTTGCTGCGCTCCATCCATCTAGACCTTGATGAGATTTATTTCAAGGCTACTTTAGAGGTGCACAGACATCGCTTGCTGAGCAGTGAAGACGTTTTTAAATCTATGATCGTTAAGGCTTTAAGGTCAAACGGCAAAGACGTGTCTGCAAGCAGAAAAATGTCTTCCAGCATGTATATCATCGGCGGTTACTACTGGCACCCTCTTTGTGAGGTTCATATATGGGATCCTATCAGCAATACCTGGGTGCAAGGAAAAGACATGCCTGAACACTCAAAAGAGAGCTACAGCGTCAGTTTACTTGGAGCAAATATCTATGTGACTGGTGGGTACAGGACAAACACTGTTGAGGCTCTGGACACAGTTTCGGTTTATAACTGTGACTATGATGAATGGACCGAGGGCTGCCCCATGATCACAGCGAGATACTACCATTGCTCTGTGGCGTTGCACGGCTGTATTTACGCCATTGGAGGATACAGAGGAGGAGCTCCAGAGCAAGACACAGAATATTATGATCCATTGAAAAAGAAATGGTCCCCTTTGGCCAAAATGATACAAG GTGTCGGAAATGCCACTGCCTGCGTCATGGGAGATCAAATCTATGTGACCGGAGGTCACTATGGGTACAGAGGAAACTGCACCTATGAAAAAATCCAAGTCTACAAGCCAGATGTCAACGAGTGGAGCATCATTGCAATAAGTCCCCATCCAG AGTACGGGCTTTGTTCTGTGTCTCTCAACAACAAGCTGTATTTGGTGGGTGGACAGACGACCGTCGCAGACTGCTACGACATAGAGAGAGACGAGTGGAGATCAATATCAgtgatgaaggagaggaggatggagtgcGGGGCGGTGGTGATTAATGGTTGTATTTATGTAACAGGGGGATACTCCTACTCAAAAGGGACTTATCTGCAGACCATTGAGAAATATGACCCGGAGCTGGACTCTTGGGAGATTGTGGGGAATCTTCCAAGCCCAGCCAGATCACAtggaagtgtttgtgtttacagtgtttag
- the phgdh gene encoding D-3-phosphoglycerate dehydrogenase, translating to MAPISIKTVLISESVDPRCKTILEENGIRVTEKPAMKKDELMAEIKDYDGLVVRSATKVTADVINAATNLKIIGRAGTGVDNVDVDAATKNGIIVMNTPSGNTISAAELTCALLMSLSRNVPQAAMSMKQGNWDRKKFMGAELYGKVLGIVGLGRIGKEVSSRMQSFGMRTIGYDPITPPEVSASWGVEQMSLEQLWPQCDYITVHTPLMPSTVGLLNDESFAKCKKGVKVVNCARGGIIDEAALLRAVESGQCGGAGLDVFVEEPPKDRALIDHPNVISCPHLGASTKEAQARCGEDIALQIVDMVKGKNLVGAVNAPVLASTFSKDSHQLIKLGEAVGAVLQSCTASKKPFKLVQITTQGDSMKSSTGYMTSSVLVGLLNHESGCCPNLINVMSLAKESGITVNQAHCASEGSASGVCKVEIVVNGCSYKASGSVQGGVPVLLQLSDSVFKQPISLTGNLLFFKASASPQLLSSVAGLLATEGVEIESFSAPADRSGDLWYCVGVSSLPKDLSALKPLVKEAAQLTI from the exons aTGGCTCCTATCTCCATCAAGACTGTCTTAATCAGTGAGAGTGTGGACCCTCGCTGCAAGACCATTCTGGAGGAAAATGGCATCCGAGTTACGGAGAAACCGGCTATGAAAAAGGATGAATTAATGGCGGAGATTAAG GACTACGATGGCCTCGTGGTCAGATCTGCAACGAAGGTAACAGCTGATGTCATCAATGCTGCTACAAATCTCAAAATCATTGGCAGAGCTGGAACTGGCGTAGacaatgttgatgttgatgCTGCCACCAAGAATGGTATTATTGTCATGAA CACACCAAGCGGTAACACGATCAGTGCCGCCGAGCTGACATGTGCTCTGCTGATGAGCCTCTCAAG AAATGTGCCTCAAGCTGCAATGTCGATGAAACAAGGGAACTGGGATCGCAAAAAG TTCATGGGTGCAGAGCTGTACGGCAAAGTACTGGGAATAGTTGGACTTGGAAGAATAGGAAAGGAGGTCTCCTCAAGAATGCAATCATTTGGCATGAGG ACAATCGGTTATGATCCAATCACTCCTCCTGAGGTGTCAGCCAGCTGGGGAGTGGAGCAGATGTCTCTGGAGCAGCTGTGGCCCCAGTGTGACTATATTACTGTCCACACTCCTCTAATGCCCTCTACTGTTG GTCTGCTAAATGATGAATCTTTTGCTAAATGCAAGAAGGGAGTGAAGGTTGTGAACTGTGCACGAGGCGGCATCATTGACGAGGCTGCTCTCCTCAGAGCTGTGGAGTCCGGGCAGTGCGGAGGAGCGGGGCTCGATGTCTTTGTTGAG GAGCCTCCTAAGGACCGCGCATTGATCGACCATCCTAACGTCATCAGCTGTCCTCACCTGGGAGCCAGTACGAAGGAGGCTCAGGCTCGTTGTGGGGAGGACATCGCTCTGCAGATTGTGGACATGGTGAAAGGCAAGAATCTGGTTGGAGCT gtaaATGCCCCGGTTTTGGCCAGCACGTTCTCCAAGGATTCTCACCAGCTAATCAAACTGGGAGAAGCTGTCGGAGCAGTGCTGCAGTCCTGCACTGCTTCCAAGAAACCGTTTAAACTTGTCCAAATCACCACTCAAG GGGATAGCATGAAGTCCTCCACTGGTTACATGACTTCATCAGTACTTGTTGGACTACTGAACCATGAATCTGGCTGTTGCCCGAACCTCATCAACGTAATGAGCCTTGCAAAGGAGTCTGGAATCACG GTAAACCAGGCCCACTGTGCCTCTGAAGGGTCTGCTAGTGGAGTGTGTAAGGTGGAGATCGTGGTCAATGGCTGCAGCTACAAAGCCAGTGGATCAGTTCAAGGTGGCGTGCCGGTCCTCCTGCAGCTGAGTGACAGTGTGTTCAAACAGCCGATCTCTCTCACTGGAAATCTGTTGTTCTTCAAGGCCTCCGCAAGTCCTCAGCTCCTATCCTCAGTGGCTg GACTCCTGGCCACAGAGGGAGTGGAGATTGAGTCCTTCAGTGCTCCGGCAGACCGCTCTGGAGATCTGTGGTATTGTGTTGGGGTGTCCTCTCTCCCCAAAGACCTCAGTGCCTTGAAGCCCCTGGTTAAGGAGGCCGCACAGCTCACCATTTAG
- the cfap210 gene encoding cilia- and flagella- associated protein 210: MASVVQYGRRRGSSKRVSSAEEASRIIQPPDLQQVTVLTKSEWLRIQDELKQVNRDKESMRETAKQREALHLQSQEVVKLWSNTIAGQRQKKLEAKNIREEIEEEKRKLTDKEEAEYQEQHRKEAIEKAKSQLFYQTDRVKGLHRALLLTEVLKERETQIELKQRIKNASKDVDKEFLDSIKTREDEASRQEQEKALQRKLGRQAVAEDLKNQVRETELVKERQKIENKKDGEETQRLKELHQWEQRMEEERQAKLKRELMHAHMEHVTNRDLIKATDAQKQEAEEEHRKLFLSAKQKLMKLRKDRQTELFREAQMHREKIMNKLAITQKDQTEREQQMIAKAVAEQEAKQAQRRWEEEEKKAAMLESIAAHRELTRQEKEKRDKSAQQNTRDTLQAKKEADRIFSEKQQLKAQRMKEDGRILQDFNTTQMAKKSARHQQLRREEYEFEVKNAELLAKEENQFQQYSQNIISAAAEAQRKVFPLCRAASLGIGGGHGPVSSGLRPSYLVQDLTGAQMPKYVSGATQSIKQLNEAEDIQDAKRKLGFTWS; encoded by the exons ATGGCATCGGTGGTTCAGTATGGCCGACGGAGAGGCTCCAGTAAGAGAG tGTCTTCAGCTGAGGAAGCCAGCAGGATAATCCAGCCCCCAGACCTCCAACAAGTCACTGTTTTAACCAAGAGTGAATGGCTGAGGATTCAGGATGAGTTGAAGCAGGTTAATAGAGACAAGGAGAGTATGAGAGAGACAGCGAAACAGAGGGAGGCCTTGCATTTGCAATCACAAGAGGTGGTGAAACTGTGGTCCAATACCATCGCT GgtcaaaggcaaaaaaaactaGAGGCAAAGAATATCCGTGAGGAGattgaagaggagaaaaggaagCTGACTGATAAAGAAGAGGCCGAATATCAGGAGCAGCATCGGAAAGAGGCCATTGAAAAAGCCAAAAGTCAGCTGTTTTATCAAACAGACCGTGTAAAAGGATTACAT CGTGCGCTCTTACTGACAGAGGTGctgaaggaaagagagacacagattGAACTAAAGCAAAGAATTAAGAATGCCTCTAAAGATGTCGACAAAGAATTCCTGGATTCGATAAAGACCAGAGAGGATGAAGCCTCGAGACAGGAGCAGGAGAAAGCCCTTCAGAGAAAGCTTGGGAGACAGGCTGTCGCAGAGGATCTGAAAAACCA GGTCAGGGAAACTGAGCTAGTGAAAGAGCGACAGAAGATAGAGAACAAGAAGGACGGAGAGGAAACCCAACGCCTCAAAGAGCTCCACCAGTGGGAGCAAAGAATGGAGGAAGAAAGACAAGCAAAGCTGAAGAGAGAACTTATGCACGCTCACATG GAACATGTCACCAATAGGGACCTCATAAAAGCGACAGATGCACAAAAACAGGAGGCTGAAGAGGAGCACAGGaaactttttctctctgcaaaacaaaaattgaTGAAGTTACgcaaagacagacaaacagaattGTTTAG AGAGGCTCAAATGCACAGAGAGAAGATCATGAACAAGCTGGCCATCACACAGAAGGATCAAACTGAACGAGAACAGCAGATGATCGCGAAGGCTGTCGCTGAGCAGGAAGCAAAACAGGCACAAAGgcggtgggaggaggaggagaagaaggctGCCATGTTGGAGTCAATAGCTGCGCACAGAGAACTCACG AgacaagaaaaggagaagagggaCAAATCAGCACAACAGAACACCAGAGACACACTTCAGGCCAAGAAAGAGGCTGACAGAATATTTTCTGAGAAACAACAACTGAAGGCTCAGAGGATGAAAGAAGATGGAAGAATTCTACAAGACTTCAATACCACACAAATG GCTAAAAAAAGTGCCCGGCACCAGcagctgaggagagaggaataTGAGTTTGAGGTGAAGAACGCAGAGCTCCTTGCTAAAGAGGAGAACCAGTTCCAACAGTATTCACAGAACATCATCAGTGCAGCGGCGGAGGCTCAGCGAAAAGTGTTCCCACTTTGCAGAGCGGCATCATTGGGGATCGGAGGAGGGCACGGTCCAGTTTCTAGTGGACTCAGACCCAGCTACCTCGTTCAGGATCTCACTGGTGCTCAAATGCCCAAATACGTCTCTGGTGCCACCCAGAGCATTAAACAGTTAAACGAGGCCGAAGATATTCAAGACGCAAAGAGGAAACTTGGGTTTACATGGTCATAG